One genomic segment of Microbacterium sp. ProA8 includes these proteins:
- a CDS encoding ribose-5-phosphate isomerase: MPESQNAEPLRIVIGADDAGFDYKEILKKDLEQNPGVASVIDVGVDADGHTPYPKVAIEAAQQVAAGTADRALLICGTGLGVAIAANKVSGIRAVTAHDSYSVERGVLSNNAQVLTMGQRVVGVELARRLVREWLTYRFDTSSASADKVAVIDEYETTGSC, encoded by the coding sequence ATGCCTGAGTCCCAGAACGCAGAGCCGCTGCGGATCGTGATCGGCGCCGACGACGCCGGCTTCGACTACAAGGAGATCCTCAAGAAGGACCTCGAACAGAACCCCGGTGTCGCCTCCGTGATCGACGTCGGTGTGGACGCCGACGGCCACACGCCGTACCCGAAGGTCGCCATCGAGGCCGCCCAGCAGGTCGCCGCCGGCACCGCCGACCGCGCGCTGCTGATCTGCGGCACCGGGCTCGGCGTCGCGATCGCGGCGAACAAGGTCTCCGGCATCCGTGCCGTCACGGCCCACGACTCGTACTCGGTCGAGCGCGGTGTGCTCTCCAACAACGCCCAGGTGCTCACGATGGGCCAGCGGGTCGTCGGCGTCGAGCTCGCCCGCCGCCTGGTGCGCGAATGGCTGACCTACCGCTTCGACACGTCGTCGGCGTCGGCCGACAAGGTCGCCGTCATCGACGAGTACGAGACCACGGGTTCCTGCTGA
- a CDS encoding triose-phosphate isomerase family protein, protein MPQVTVGVSLKTYFGHERAGAWFADVARHAGAHPAVASGAVRFFVIPTYLQIPSAIEAFAGTPVLVGAQDVSQFEPGAYTGEVAAAELAEVGVAVAEIGHAERRRLFGETDAVTAAKAAAALAHGITPVLCIGEADRLDSPAAARANVEQLAADLEGVLAGPVIVAYEPVWAIGAAEPAPDDHIVTVTRALRAAIDADADRAGSVVIYGGSAGPGLLTRLGDSVDGLFLGRFAHEPDALLAVLDEASALARRSSGEERSDETKRTGQLGDVSSRFARSTTGHGAGGGA, encoded by the coding sequence ATGCCGCAGGTCACGGTGGGGGTGAGCCTGAAGACGTACTTCGGGCACGAGCGGGCAGGGGCGTGGTTCGCCGACGTCGCTCGCCACGCCGGCGCGCACCCCGCCGTGGCATCGGGCGCTGTCCGGTTCTTCGTGATCCCGACCTACCTCCAGATCCCCTCGGCGATCGAGGCGTTCGCCGGCACCCCGGTGCTCGTCGGCGCGCAGGACGTCTCCCAGTTCGAGCCCGGCGCGTACACCGGCGAGGTCGCCGCCGCCGAGCTCGCCGAGGTCGGTGTGGCGGTCGCCGAGATCGGGCACGCCGAGCGCCGCCGCCTGTTCGGCGAGACCGACGCCGTCACCGCGGCCAAGGCGGCTGCGGCCCTCGCCCACGGCATCACGCCGGTGCTGTGCATCGGCGAGGCGGACCGCCTGGACAGCCCCGCCGCCGCGCGGGCCAACGTCGAGCAGCTCGCCGCCGACCTCGAAGGCGTCCTCGCCGGCCCGGTCATCGTCGCGTACGAGCCGGTGTGGGCGATCGGCGCCGCCGAGCCGGCTCCCGACGACCACATCGTGACCGTGACGCGCGCCCTTCGCGCCGCGATCGACGCCGACGCCGACCGCGCGGGCAGCGTCGTGATCTACGGCGGCTCCGCCGGCCCGGGTCTTCTCACGCGCCTCGGCGACAGCGTCGACGGACTCTTCCTGGGCCGCTTCGCGCACGAACCCGACGCCCTCCTCGCAGTGCTGGACGAGGCATCCGCTCTCGCCCGTCGGTCGTCGGGTGAGGAGCGCAGCGACGAGACGAAGCGCACCGGGCAGCTGGGAGACGTTTCGTCTCGCTTCGCTCGCTCAACGACCGGACACGGCGCAGGGGGCGGCGCATGA
- a CDS encoding TIM barrel protein → MIGLGTYAFFWQHSDRVPAPLSLVGAFEATKALGVDLFQICDYAPLDAMDDAELTDAAAAARELGLTIELGTKGIEPHRLARFLELAGVFDARLVRSMLSSPDNRPTLAVAEQWLRSALPAYEASGVDLALETYEQVSTADLVGLVERIDSPRLGICLDPANVVARLELPRGCVEATAPHVKNVHVKDFAFARQPGWVGFTYGGAPMGEGLHDYPHLLETVGPRERGVNEIVEHWLSWQEDAETTIRTEREWTRRTIEYLRSTT, encoded by the coding sequence ATGATCGGCCTCGGCACGTACGCCTTCTTCTGGCAGCACTCCGACAGGGTCCCCGCGCCGCTGTCGCTCGTGGGCGCGTTCGAGGCGACGAAGGCCCTCGGCGTCGACCTCTTCCAGATCTGCGACTACGCCCCGCTCGACGCGATGGACGACGCGGAGCTGACGGATGCCGCCGCCGCCGCCCGCGAGCTGGGTCTCACGATCGAGCTGGGCACGAAGGGCATCGAGCCCCACCGCCTCGCGCGCTTCCTCGAGCTCGCCGGCGTCTTCGACGCCCGGCTCGTGCGGAGCATGCTCTCCTCCCCCGACAACCGCCCGACACTCGCGGTGGCCGAGCAGTGGCTGCGCTCGGCGCTGCCCGCGTACGAGGCGTCCGGAGTCGACCTCGCTCTCGAGACGTACGAGCAGGTCTCCACCGCCGACCTCGTCGGTCTCGTCGAGCGCATCGACAGCCCGCGCCTCGGCATCTGCCTCGACCCGGCGAACGTCGTCGCACGCCTGGAACTGCCGCGCGGCTGCGTCGAGGCCACCGCGCCCCACGTGAAGAACGTCCACGTCAAGGACTTCGCGTTCGCCCGCCAGCCCGGCTGGGTGGGCTTCACCTACGGCGGCGCGCCGATGGGCGAAGGCCTGCACGACTACCCCCACCTGCTCGAGACCGTCGGGCCCCGCGAACGGGGGGTCAACGAGATCGTCGAGCACTGGCTCTCCTGGCAGGAGGACGCCGAGACCACCATCCGCACCGAGCGGGAATGGACCCGCCGAACCATCGAATATCTGAGGAGCACGACATGA
- a CDS encoding phosphogluconate dehydrogenase C-terminal domain-containing protein: MSTTSTVPSTSSGTYKIAVVGAGGKMGMRVSDNLVKTAHQVAYVENSPAGQQRTIDAGRELTDAATAVADADIVVLAVPDLALGPVTADLVPQLKSGAIVLTLDPAAAYAGLLTTREDVIQAVAHPCHPSIFLQRQTPEEWADTFGGIAAPQDAIAAIESDDPEKQAIVEATVRAIYAPVIDVHWVTIKQLAQLEPTLVETVACMIGALLNEALQEAVNTMGVPEAAARSILYGHTQVALANGLRGDNPFSDACLIAMDYGRESIVKEDWKKIFRDDELDKNLARMLHLDHIER, encoded by the coding sequence ATGAGCACCACCTCGACAGTCCCTTCGACGAGCTCAGGCACGTACAAGATCGCCGTCGTCGGCGCCGGCGGCAAGATGGGCATGCGCGTGTCCGACAACCTCGTCAAAACCGCCCACCAGGTCGCGTACGTCGAGAACTCGCCCGCGGGCCAGCAGCGCACGATCGACGCCGGCCGTGAGCTGACGGATGCCGCGACCGCCGTCGCCGACGCCGACATCGTCGTCCTGGCCGTGCCCGACCTGGCCCTCGGCCCGGTCACCGCCGACCTCGTGCCGCAGCTCAAGTCGGGCGCGATCGTGCTCACGCTCGACCCCGCCGCCGCCTACGCGGGTCTGCTCACGACGCGTGAGGACGTCATCCAGGCCGTCGCCCACCCCTGCCACCCGTCGATCTTCCTCCAGCGCCAGACGCCCGAGGAGTGGGCCGACACCTTCGGCGGCATCGCGGCCCCGCAGGACGCGATCGCGGCCATCGAGTCGGACGACCCCGAGAAGCAGGCCATCGTCGAGGCGACGGTCCGTGCCATCTACGCGCCCGTGATCGACGTCCACTGGGTCACCATCAAGCAGCTCGCACAGCTCGAGCCGACGCTCGTCGAGACGGTCGCGTGCATGATCGGGGCGCTCCTCAACGAGGCCCTGCAGGAGGCCGTGAACACCATGGGCGTTCCCGAGGCGGCGGCCCGCAGCATCCTGTACGGCCACACGCAGGTGGCGCTCGCCAACGGCCTGCGCGGCGACAACCCGTTCTCGGACGCGTGCCTCATCGCGATGGACTACGGACGCGAGAGCATCGTCAAGGAGGACTGGAAGAAGATCTTCCGCGACGACGAGCTCGACAAGAACCTCGCGCGCATGCTGCACCTCGACCACATCGAGCGCTGA
- a CDS encoding SDR family NAD(P)-dependent oxidoreductase, which translates to MGQLEGKTALITGAALGIGLAVATRFAREGARVVLADRNGEGAARAAAGIGDSARAVTMDISDEDAVAAGFAEIEAAGWAPDVVVANAGVQLFGQDAQAAELDLDVWRRTIDINLTGTFLTVKHAVRSMLPRGGGSIILTGSPTGVNGEGKDFTAYSASKAGIHGLGRTVAAAYASRGIRVNTVQPAYTETPLVSAISEDPESRAAIIGRIPLGRAGTPDDVAGIMVYLAGDDGAFATGALFAVDGGMTTI; encoded by the coding sequence GTGGGACAGCTCGAGGGCAAGACCGCGCTGATCACCGGCGCGGCGCTGGGCATCGGCCTGGCCGTCGCCACCCGGTTCGCGCGCGAGGGCGCGCGCGTCGTGCTCGCCGATCGCAACGGCGAAGGCGCCGCGCGTGCCGCCGCCGGGATCGGCGACAGCGCGCGGGCCGTCACGATGGACATCTCGGATGAGGACGCGGTCGCCGCGGGCTTCGCCGAGATCGAGGCCGCGGGCTGGGCACCGGACGTCGTCGTCGCGAACGCCGGCGTCCAGCTGTTCGGGCAGGACGCCCAGGCGGCCGAGCTCGACCTCGACGTGTGGCGGCGGACGATCGACATCAACCTGACCGGCACGTTCCTGACGGTCAAGCACGCGGTGCGCTCGATGCTGCCGCGCGGCGGCGGGTCGATCATCCTCACCGGCAGCCCGACGGGCGTCAACGGCGAGGGGAAGGATTTCACCGCGTACAGCGCGTCGAAAGCCGGTATCCACGGCCTCGGCCGCACCGTCGCCGCGGCTTACGCGTCGCGGGGCATCCGGGTGAACACGGTCCAGCCGGCCTACACCGAGACCCCGCTGGTGTCCGCCATCAGCGAGGACCCCGAGTCGCGGGCGGCGATCATCGGCCGCATCCCGCTCGGGCGCGCAGGCACGCCGGACGACGTCGCGGGGATCATGGTGTACCTCGCCGGCGACGACGGAGCGTTCGCCACAGGTGCGCTCTTCGCCGTCGACGGCGGGATGACGACGATCTGA
- a CDS encoding beta-galactosidase gives MVAASGRLRAWRGGPRLGTAYYNEYLPDPSRLETDLRLMTDAGITCIRVGESVWSTWEPRDGEFDLEWLTPVLDAAHAHGIDVILGTPTYAVPPWLAHAHPELAVVRKGGSAVPWGGRQEVDYTSELFRGYAERVIRAVIGRHGRHPAVIGVQLDNEAGLHLIHNDHVVGRFREWVADRYGDVDTLNRAWGLTYWSHRIAAWDELWAPSGNTTPAYDLAWRRFQAELTADFIGWQADLVRPLVADDTFLTTCIAYQRPAMDDVAVGARLDVASGNAYYLAQDALDLERDGSGGQWYADDVPQLVLMADRMRATRQGPFLVTETGAASIGPAWLTRPPYDGQLAQAAWLLVARGARLVSYWHWHTLHSGAEVHWGGILGHDLEPGRIHSEIAAIGRQFAAAAPWLTDAEPAADVGLVYAHDSEWMMAFEPPLAHGADADRGSYARIVGAFGRAAVDAGLQVGYVNERQLPEAADLVRRFPVLVVPGLIAASDPTLETLVEYARLGGRLVIGPRTGYGDDEGRMRAVRAPAIVGPAAGIGYREFAALAGPVDVVRDGNVVGSAGGWVDGLEPSGAEVMLGYRHELFGRWAAVTRRDVGAGSITVVGTLLDRGLLAWVVSEAAGPARTPPILVSRPAPVTAHSLDGTRGRVWVVHNWSPESRTVEVARDAASVIDDAVHAAGSRVALKPWDVRVWREA, from the coding sequence GTGGTCGCGGCATCCGGTCGCCTGAGAGCCTGGCGCGGAGGACCGCGCCTGGGGACGGCGTATTACAACGAGTACCTGCCCGACCCGTCGCGGCTCGAGACCGACCTGCGACTGATGACGGATGCCGGCATCACCTGCATCCGCGTCGGCGAATCGGTCTGGTCCACCTGGGAACCGCGCGACGGCGAGTTCGATCTCGAGTGGCTGACGCCCGTGCTCGACGCGGCGCACGCGCACGGGATCGACGTGATCCTCGGCACGCCTACCTACGCCGTGCCGCCCTGGCTCGCGCACGCACATCCCGAGCTCGCGGTGGTGCGCAAGGGCGGCAGCGCCGTGCCGTGGGGCGGCCGGCAGGAGGTGGACTACACCTCGGAGCTGTTCCGGGGTTACGCCGAGCGTGTCATCCGCGCCGTCATCGGCCGGCACGGCCGGCACCCGGCGGTCATCGGCGTGCAGCTCGACAACGAGGCCGGCCTGCATCTGATCCACAACGACCACGTCGTCGGGCGGTTCCGCGAGTGGGTCGCCGACCGCTACGGCGATGTCGACACGCTCAACCGCGCGTGGGGGCTGACGTACTGGTCGCACCGCATCGCCGCATGGGACGAGCTGTGGGCGCCGTCGGGCAACACGACGCCCGCGTACGACCTCGCGTGGCGGCGGTTCCAGGCCGAGCTGACTGCGGACTTCATCGGCTGGCAGGCCGACCTCGTCCGCCCGCTCGTGGCCGACGACACGTTCCTCACCACCTGCATCGCCTACCAGCGGCCCGCGATGGACGACGTCGCCGTCGGCGCGAGGCTCGACGTCGCGAGCGGCAACGCCTACTACCTCGCCCAGGACGCCCTGGACCTCGAGCGCGACGGCTCGGGCGGCCAGTGGTACGCCGACGATGTGCCGCAGCTCGTGCTCATGGCCGACCGTATGCGGGCGACCCGGCAGGGACCGTTCCTCGTCACGGAGACCGGTGCCGCCTCCATCGGCCCTGCCTGGCTCACGCGTCCGCCGTACGACGGGCAGCTCGCCCAGGCCGCGTGGCTGCTCGTCGCGCGCGGGGCCCGGCTCGTGTCGTACTGGCACTGGCACACGCTGCACTCGGGCGCCGAGGTGCACTGGGGCGGCATCCTCGGTCACGACCTCGAACCCGGGCGCATCCACTCCGAGATCGCTGCGATCGGCCGGCAGTTCGCTGCGGCGGCGCCCTGGCTGACGGATGCCGAACCCGCCGCCGACGTCGGCCTCGTGTACGCGCACGACAGCGAGTGGATGATGGCGTTCGAGCCGCCGCTCGCCCACGGCGCCGATGCCGACCGCGGCTCTTACGCACGGATCGTGGGCGCATTCGGACGCGCGGCCGTCGACGCCGGATTGCAGGTGGGCTACGTGAACGAGCGGCAGCTGCCCGAGGCGGCCGACCTCGTGCGGCGCTTCCCCGTGCTCGTCGTGCCGGGGCTGATCGCGGCATCCGATCCGACGCTCGAGACGCTCGTCGAGTACGCCCGCCTCGGCGGGCGGCTCGTGATCGGCCCACGCACCGGGTACGGCGACGACGAGGGCCGCATGCGCGCCGTGCGGGCGCCTGCGATCGTCGGACCGGCGGCCGGGATCGGCTACCGGGAGTTCGCCGCCCTCGCCGGGCCGGTCGACGTCGTGCGCGATGGGAACGTGGTCGGTTCGGCGGGCGGGTGGGTCGACGGGCTCGAACCGTCCGGTGCCGAGGTGATGCTCGGGTACCGGCACGAGCTCTTCGGCAGGTGGGCGGCCGTGACGCGACGCGACGTCGGGGCGGGGTCGATCACGGTGGTCGGCACGCTGCTCGACCGCGGCCTGCTGGCGTGGGTCGTATCCGAGGCGGCGGGACCGGCCCGGACGCCGCCGATCCTCGTGTCGCGTCCCGCCCCGGTCACGGCGCACTCGCTCGACGGGACTCGCGGGCGGGTGTGGGTGGTGCACAACTGGTCGCCGGAGAGTCGCACGGTGGAGGTGGCGCGGGATGCGGCATCCGTCATCGACGACGCCGTGCACGCAGCGGGGTCGCGGGTCGCGCTGAAACCGTGGGACGTGCGCGTCTGGCGCGAGGCCTGA
- a CDS encoding DUF4038 domain-containing protein: protein MSSAHRAPQSSELHRPIELTFEGADLIPADRTPLALRVRHEASGAERVVPGFWDGGTTYRVRFAPDLEGEWSWTTESADAALSRRSGTFEVSRGADHGPVRVAHRFHFAHADGTPFRPVGATAYNWLHQDEPLFSSTVDAIAEAGFNKFRFMVFPQGGGYIEHVPRLMPFERTDGRWDVTKPVPEFFQRLDRAVEVLGERGIQADVLIYNAYDRGQFGLDELTEEEDAVYLRYLVARLSAYPHVWWSLCNEFDQLERPAERWDRTGALLAEIDPSDHLRSIHNWIELYDNNQPWVTHASLQNGSATTDFGRANLYRDVYGKPVVLDEIKYEGDIPERWGHLSAEELVHQFWITTVAGCYASHGESFATESGSLHMVEGGPLRGASPARLAFLRRVLEEVDGAGLDPIDKWDDPAHVAGIPRRLYVQYLGRSAPATWHFRLPIGFPGERPEPGDAFEVDVIDTWNMTITPVGRRFTLDDVQRNDAYDRASAAVELPAGEALALRITRVAG, encoded by the coding sequence GTGTCCTCTGCGCATCGCGCTCCCCAGTCTTCCGAGCTCCACCGGCCGATCGAGCTGACCTTCGAGGGCGCCGACCTCATCCCGGCCGATCGCACACCGCTCGCACTGCGGGTCCGGCACGAAGCATCGGGTGCCGAACGGGTGGTGCCCGGTTTCTGGGACGGCGGCACCACCTACCGGGTCCGCTTCGCTCCGGATCTGGAGGGGGAGTGGTCGTGGACGACCGAGAGCGCGGATGCCGCACTCTCCCGCCGTTCGGGCACCTTCGAGGTCTCACGTGGCGCGGACCACGGCCCCGTCCGCGTCGCCCACCGCTTCCACTTCGCGCACGCCGACGGAACGCCGTTCCGCCCGGTCGGAGCGACCGCGTACAACTGGCTGCACCAGGACGAGCCGCTGTTCTCATCGACCGTCGATGCGATCGCCGAGGCGGGCTTCAACAAGTTCCGGTTCATGGTCTTCCCGCAGGGCGGCGGCTACATCGAGCACGTCCCGCGCCTGATGCCTTTCGAGAGGACCGACGGACGCTGGGACGTGACCAAGCCGGTGCCCGAGTTCTTCCAGCGCCTCGACCGCGCCGTCGAGGTGCTGGGCGAGCGCGGCATCCAGGCCGACGTGCTCATCTACAACGCCTACGACCGCGGCCAGTTCGGTCTCGACGAGCTCACCGAGGAGGAGGATGCCGTCTACCTGCGCTACCTCGTGGCGCGGCTGAGCGCCTATCCCCACGTGTGGTGGTCGCTCTGCAACGAGTTCGACCAGCTGGAGCGCCCGGCCGAGCGCTGGGACCGCACCGGCGCGCTGCTGGCCGAGATCGACCCCTCCGACCATCTTCGCTCGATCCACAACTGGATCGAGCTGTACGACAACAACCAGCCGTGGGTGACCCACGCGTCCCTCCAGAACGGCTCGGCCACGACGGACTTCGGCCGCGCCAACCTGTACCGCGACGTATACGGCAAGCCGGTCGTCCTCGACGAGATCAAGTACGAGGGGGACATCCCCGAGCGGTGGGGTCACCTCAGCGCCGAGGAGCTGGTGCACCAGTTCTGGATCACCACCGTGGCCGGGTGCTACGCCTCGCACGGCGAGAGCTTCGCGACCGAGTCGGGGAGTCTGCACATGGTCGAGGGCGGGCCGCTCCGGGGCGCATCGCCCGCGCGGCTGGCGTTCCTTCGCCGCGTCCTGGAAGAGGTCGACGGCGCCGGGCTGGATCCGATCGACAAGTGGGACGACCCGGCGCATGTTGCCGGCATCCCGCGCCGTCTTTACGTGCAGTACCTCGGGCGGTCGGCGCCGGCGACGTGGCACTTCCGGCTGCCGATCGGGTTCCCGGGCGAGCGGCCCGAGCCGGGCGATGCTTTCGAGGTCGACGTCATCGACACCTGGAACATGACGATCACGCCCGTCGGCCGGCGCTTCACGCTCGACGACGTGCAGCGCAACGACGCCTACGATCGTGCCTCCGCGGCGGTCGAGCTGCCCGCGGGCGAGGCTCTGGCGCTGCGCATCACGCGCGTGGCGGGCTGA
- a CDS encoding LacI family DNA-binding transcriptional regulator: MPRQGMGQGARPGIRQVAARAGVAVGTVSAYLNHPDRVSAERARRIAEAIDELGFVPSSAGRQLRLGVSSLIGYLSPDVSNPHFSEIAQEVEYRAERLGMTVFFAHSHGDPEREDAYLEAFEQRQVRGLLVSSFEPIESRLAAMRERGTPSVLVGRRACDERQPSVSIDDVSGGRQAAEHLIEQGCHRLAFVGGPLPVQQVADRLDGVRQATDAHPGVGGPEVIEVAERSIAAGRAVGAALAARSAADRPDGVFAANDVLALGVLQALVAGGVSVPGRVALVGYDDNEFAEASLIPLTSVRARHGDFGAAAVDLLFEAIGRETGASAGTASAQHEGAVGQRVFAPELIVRESSRRLTP, translated from the coding sequence ATGCCGCGGCAGGGGATGGGGCAGGGCGCTCGGCCGGGCATCCGACAGGTCGCCGCTCGTGCCGGCGTGGCCGTCGGCACGGTCTCGGCGTACCTCAACCACCCCGATCGCGTCTCCGCCGAGCGGGCGCGGCGCATCGCCGAGGCGATCGACGAGCTGGGGTTCGTCCCCAGCAGCGCCGGGCGGCAGCTGCGGCTCGGGGTGAGCAGTCTCATCGGGTACCTCTCGCCCGACGTCAGCAATCCGCACTTCAGTGAGATCGCGCAGGAGGTCGAGTACCGCGCCGAGCGGCTCGGCATGACCGTCTTCTTCGCACACTCCCACGGCGACCCCGAGCGCGAGGACGCCTACCTCGAGGCATTCGAGCAGCGGCAGGTCCGCGGCCTGCTCGTGTCGTCGTTCGAGCCGATCGAGAGCCGGCTCGCTGCGATGCGCGAGCGCGGCACGCCGTCGGTGCTGGTCGGCCGGCGCGCGTGCGACGAACGTCAGCCGTCCGTGTCCATCGACGACGTGTCGGGCGGGCGTCAGGCAGCCGAGCACCTCATCGAGCAGGGATGCCACCGCCTCGCGTTCGTCGGCGGCCCGCTGCCGGTGCAGCAGGTCGCCGACCGGCTCGACGGCGTGCGGCAGGCCACGGATGCACACCCGGGCGTCGGCGGCCCGGAGGTCATCGAGGTCGCGGAGCGCTCGATCGCAGCCGGCCGTGCCGTGGGCGCCGCTCTTGCCGCCCGCTCTGCTGCCGACCGCCCCGACGGCGTGTTCGCCGCGAACGACGTGCTGGCCCTCGGCGTGCTGCAGGCGCTGGTCGCCGGCGGCGTCTCGGTGCCCGGCCGGGTGGCCCTCGTCGGCTACGACGACAACGAGTTCGCCGAGGCGTCCCTCATCCCGCTCACGAGCGTCCGTGCCCGCCACGGCGACTTCGGCGCCGCGGCCGTCGACCTCCTCTTCGAGGCGATCGGGCGCGAGACCGGCGCATCCGCCGGGACCGCGTCGGCGCAGCATGAGGGGGCCGTCGGGCAGCGCGTCTTCGCCCCCGAGCTGATCGTGCGCGAGAGCTCTCGCCGGCTCACTCCCTGA
- a CDS encoding NAD(P)-dependent oxidoreductase, translating into MDCGTEGYEMRIGVTGSGGKLGRATVERLRAAGHDVMGFDLAGTPGPGFTRVDLTDFGQTLDAFLSVTARHDGLDALVHLAAIPVNGLVPDAATFHNNITVSFNALFAAHRAGIRTIVLASSITAMGFPFEEAPPSLPVDEAYTSANNTYGLGKVAEEAIAAQLARWHPDTSITALRFTNVVAEDEYATFDRATEPDYRRDLVGSWIDARDGALAVAMALSAAQPGFEVYNVAAPESGNTQPSREVAARWFPGTPAADDLGEFESLMSTRKIRERLGFAAEHDWR; encoded by the coding sequence ATGGATTGCGGCACAGAGGGGTACGAGATGCGGATCGGCGTCACCGGCAGCGGAGGCAAGCTCGGGCGGGCAACGGTCGAGCGGCTGCGCGCCGCCGGCCACGACGTGATGGGGTTCGATCTCGCCGGAACACCGGGGCCGGGCTTCACGCGCGTCGACCTCACCGACTTCGGGCAGACGCTCGACGCGTTCCTCTCCGTGACCGCGCGTCACGACGGGCTCGACGCCCTCGTGCACCTCGCGGCGATCCCGGTGAACGGGCTGGTGCCGGATGCCGCCACCTTCCACAACAACATCACCGTCTCGTTCAACGCGCTGTTCGCCGCCCATCGCGCGGGCATCCGCACGATCGTGCTGGCATCGAGCATCACCGCCATGGGCTTCCCGTTCGAGGAGGCGCCACCGTCGCTCCCCGTCGACGAGGCCTACACCAGCGCGAACAACACGTATGGGCTCGGCAAGGTGGCCGAGGAGGCGATCGCGGCCCAGCTCGCTCGGTGGCATCCCGACACCTCGATCACCGCCCTGCGGTTCACCAACGTGGTGGCTGAGGACGAGTACGCGACGTTCGACCGTGCAACGGAGCCGGACTACCGCCGGGATCTCGTCGGCTCCTGGATCGACGCGCGCGATGGCGCTCTGGCCGTCGCGATGGCGCTCTCCGCAGCACAGCCGGGCTTCGAGGTGTACAACGTGGCCGCTCCCGAATCGGGCAACACGCAGCCGTCGCGCGAGGTCGCGGCGCGCTGGTTTCCGGGCACCCCGGCCGCCGACGATCTCGGCGAGTTCGAGTCGCTCATGTCGACCCGCAAGATCCGCGAGCGACTCGGCTTCGCCGCCGAGCACGACTGGCGCTGA